The following proteins are encoded in a genomic region of Streptomyces sp. NBC_01723:
- a CDS encoding IclR family transcriptional regulator, with protein MALQHRPTAPHHSAQDALRVLETVTRHTSGATAVELGRGSGLDQERLTALLRMLRREGYVEQTADGAYVTGEALARLGSADGREQAVRDKLQRTLDRLRDSVGAAVYISRYVDGEVSVTHYADSPTTPKVNEWVDFRVSAHATAVGKSLLTQLDHAGRRDHLARHRMARLTSRTITSDALLMSRLESQPPTVPVLDLQEYAVGTVCAAVPITAGSSVGCLALSLPVEQAHRLREAADELNRNAAPVLLSLTI; from the coding sequence GTGGCGCTGCAGCACAGGCCGACCGCGCCGCACCACTCGGCCCAGGACGCCCTGCGTGTCCTGGAGACGGTGACGCGGCACACCTCCGGGGCCACCGCCGTCGAACTCGGCCGCGGCTCCGGTCTCGACCAGGAGCGGCTGACCGCGCTCCTGCGCATGCTGCGCCGCGAGGGCTACGTCGAGCAGACCGCCGACGGTGCGTACGTCACCGGTGAGGCCCTGGCCCGCCTGGGCTCGGCCGACGGACGCGAGCAGGCGGTGCGGGACAAGCTCCAGCGCACCCTGGACCGGCTGCGCGACTCGGTGGGCGCCGCCGTCTACATCAGCCGGTACGTCGACGGCGAGGTCAGCGTCACCCACTACGCGGACAGCCCGACCACGCCCAAGGTCAACGAGTGGGTGGACTTCCGGGTCTCGGCGCACGCCACCGCGGTCGGCAAGAGCCTGCTGACCCAGCTGGACCACGCGGGCCGCCGCGACCATCTGGCCCGGCACAGGATGGCCCGGCTGACCTCGCGCACCATCACCAGCGACGCGCTCCTGATGTCCCGGCTGGAGTCCCAGCCGCCCACCGTGCCGGTCCTCGACCTCCAGGAGTACGCGGTGGGCACGGTCTGCGCGGCCGTCCCGATCACGGCCGGCTCCTCCGTGGGCTGTCTGGCCCTGTCGCTCCCGGTGGAGCAGGCGCACCGGCTGCGCGAGGCGGCGGACGAGCTGAACCGGAACGCGGCACCGGTGCTGCTGTCACTGACGATCTAG
- the ehuA gene encoding ectoine/hydroxyectoine ABC transporter ATP-binding protein EhuA — protein sequence MSTDTLPNPEKSPERGGSELIRLDRVTKRFGDNTVLDNLDFAVDAGKHVTLIGPSGSGKTTILRLLMTLLKPDEGTITVDGQKLFPATEKERREARKQIGMVFQQFNLFPNMTVLRNITEAPVTVLGLSKDEAVERARELLDMVGLGDKCDAHPAQLSGGQQQRVAIARALAMRPKVLLLDEVTSALDPELVAGVLDLLRDIARSTDITMLCVTHEMNFARDISDQVLMFDSGRVIEAGPPEKIFSEPEHDRTREFLSAVL from the coding sequence TTGTCCACTGACACTCTTCCCAACCCCGAGAAAAGCCCCGAGCGAGGCGGCTCCGAGCTGATCCGCCTGGACCGGGTCACCAAGCGGTTCGGGGACAACACCGTCCTCGACAACCTCGACTTCGCCGTGGACGCGGGCAAGCACGTCACCCTGATCGGGCCGTCCGGCTCGGGCAAGACGACGATCCTGCGGCTGCTGATGACGCTGCTCAAGCCCGACGAGGGCACGATCACCGTGGACGGACAGAAGCTGTTCCCGGCGACCGAGAAGGAGCGTCGGGAGGCGCGCAAGCAGATCGGGATGGTGTTCCAGCAGTTCAACCTGTTCCCGAACATGACGGTGCTGCGCAACATCACCGAGGCGCCGGTCACCGTGCTCGGCCTGTCCAAGGACGAGGCGGTGGAGCGGGCCAGGGAGCTGCTCGACATGGTGGGCCTCGGCGACAAGTGCGACGCCCACCCGGCCCAGCTCTCCGGCGGTCAGCAGCAGCGGGTGGCGATCGCCCGGGCGCTGGCGATGCGGCCGAAGGTGCTGCTCCTCGACGAGGTGACCTCGGCGCTCGACCCCGAGCTGGTCGCGGGCGTCCTCGACCTGCTCCGGGACATCGCCCGCAGCACGGACATCACCATGCTGTGCGTGACCCACGAGATGAACTTCGCCCGGGACATCTCGGACCAGGTGCTGATGTTCGACTCGGGCCGGGTCATAGAGGCCGGCCCGCCGGAGAAGATCTTCAGCGAGCCGGAGCACGACCGGACGCGGGAGTTTCTCAGCGCGGTCCTGTAA